The Pedobacter mucosus genome window below encodes:
- a CDS encoding glycosyltransferase yields MKKVLIISPYFAPSSTADMQRIRMSLPFFKDFGWEAEVVCVAEKYTDAVFDYMLIESIPTDIRIHRIGALPKRWTRKIGLGSIALRSLWFYKSYVNRLLKKEKFDLVYFSTTQFPVCILGAYWKKKFGIPYIIDVQDPWFSNYYEGKPKLKRPRKYWFSYYLDKYLEPIAMKKVDGLISVSDAYLNDLISRYPSLSDIPSATITFGYFQKDMEIAAQHKESLKIAFNNDPLLKHIVYVGRGGIDMQKAVSLLLKAFKRGLKNDKAYFKKLRFHFIGTSYAPSGTGQKTLYPIAEKLGVTRYVAEQTNRISFYESIFNLQSANALFIPGPEKAAYTASKVYPYIMTKKPILAVFNLESSAAQAIIACNAGTAADILNYKSAIKTVYVFLKAVAEENISPTNTNWMEFEQYSAKATTKKQCEILDRVLSRNKC; encoded by the coding sequence TTGAAAAAAGTTCTCATCATCTCTCCTTACTTTGCTCCTTCTAGTACAGCAGATATGCAAAGAATACGAATGAGCCTCCCTTTTTTTAAAGATTTTGGTTGGGAGGCAGAAGTTGTATGTGTTGCAGAAAAATATACGGATGCTGTTTTTGATTACATGCTCATTGAATCAATACCTACAGATATAAGAATCCATCGAATAGGTGCATTACCAAAAAGGTGGACAAGAAAAATAGGGTTAGGAAGTATTGCCTTAAGATCTCTTTGGTTTTACAAAAGCTATGTAAATAGGTTATTGAAAAAGGAAAAATTTGATTTGGTTTATTTTTCCACCACCCAATTCCCCGTATGTATATTAGGTGCTTATTGGAAAAAGAAATTTGGCATCCCATATATTATTGATGTGCAAGATCCTTGGTTTAGCAATTATTATGAGGGTAAACCCAAACTTAAGCGGCCTAGAAAGTATTGGTTCTCTTATTATCTAGACAAGTATCTGGAGCCCATTGCAATGAAAAAAGTTGATGGGTTAATTTCTGTCTCTGATGCTTATTTAAACGATTTGATTTCGAGATATCCTAGTCTTTCTGATATTCCTTCGGCCACCATTACTTTTGGCTATTTTCAAAAAGATATGGAGATCGCTGCTCAGCATAAAGAAAGCTTAAAAATTGCCTTCAATAATGATCCCCTATTAAAACATATTGTTTATGTAGGCAGAGGTGGTATTGATATGCAAAAAGCCGTTTCTTTATTATTGAAAGCTTTTAAGAGAGGTTTGAAAAATGATAAGGCCTATTTTAAAAAACTGCGTTTTCACTTTATAGGCACAAGTTATGCTCCCTCGGGAACTGGGCAAAAAACACTTTATCCTATTGCCGAAAAATTGGGTGTAACTAGGTATGTAGCTGAGCAGACAAACAGAATTTCATTTTATGAAAGCATTTTTAATTTACAATCAGCAAATGCTTTGTTCATACCCGGGCCAGAAAAAGCGGCTTATACAGCTTCAAAAGTCTATCCTTATATTATGACTAAAAAGCCAATTTTAGCAGTCTTTAATCTGGAAAGTAGTGCTGCACAAGCCATAATTGCTTGTAATGCGGGTACTGCTGCTGATATCTTAAACTATAAATCAGCCATTAAAACAGTTTATGTCTTTTTGAAAGCAGTGGCAGAAGAAAATATATCACCTACAAATACAAATTGGATGGAATTTGAACAATACAGTGCAAAGGCAACCACAAAAAAGCAATGCGAAATTTTGGATCGGGTATTATCAAGAAATAAATGTTAA
- a CDS encoding WcaF family extracellular polysaccharide biosynthesis acetyltransferase, with amino-acid sequence MNKTQLQKDFSTGNFQIGASFLKQFLWYYTEIFFFKSRIIPFSSVLVFILRIFGAKIGQAVRIKPGIHIKYPWKLEIGDFSWLADCYIENLDSVKIGSNCCISQRAMLMTGNHNFMSINFDLITKPIVLEDGVWIAANTNVAPGVIAGSHSILTYGSTATKNMEAYSIYQGNPAVKIKNRTII; translated from the coding sequence TTGAACAAAACTCAATTACAAAAAGATTTTAGCACGGGAAATTTTCAAATTGGAGCATCTTTTTTGAAACAGTTCTTATGGTATTATACAGAAATCTTTTTTTTTAAAAGTCGAATTATCCCATTTAGTTCGGTCCTTGTTTTCATACTTCGGATATTCGGCGCTAAGATTGGCCAAGCTGTTCGCATTAAACCTGGCATTCATATTAAATATCCTTGGAAATTAGAGATTGGTGATTTTAGCTGGCTTGCCGATTGTTATATCGAAAATTTAGATTCCGTAAAAATTGGTTCCAATTGTTGTATCTCTCAAAGAGCGATGTTAATGACAGGCAATCATAATTTTATGAGCATTAACTTCGATTTAATTACAAAACCTATTGTTTTAGAAGATGGCGTTTGGATTGCTGCTAATACCAACGTAGCGCCTGGTGTAATTGCTGGTTCTCATTCCATCCTTACTTATGGTAGTACTGCTACCAAAAATATGGAGGCTTACTCCATCTATCAAGGGAATCCTGCTGTTAAGATAAAAAATAGAACAATTATTTAG
- the xrtY gene encoding exosortase Y gives MNEIEINDAKKQADKRAIKFVVILFVLYILFSQGNLFMNSVMSPDGQFYNAYISANLDYIQGLKTALIVPAVWVIKLFGFYTLHNEMDVMIVDGPYLRINYSCLGLGVMSFLAAFAIAFPTSWKETLKMLGIGIFVIYILNISRIAGLGILLGSIKSQRNYFHYHHEIFNIIVYLCIFAMLYFWIKKNTKTIKN, from the coding sequence ATGAACGAAATTGAAATAAACGACGCAAAGAAACAGGCCGATAAAAGGGCAATAAAATTTGTTGTTATCCTTTTTGTGCTATACATCTTATTTAGTCAGGGTAATTTATTTATGAATAGCGTTATGAGCCCAGACGGTCAATTCTATAATGCCTATATTTCGGCAAATTTAGATTATATCCAAGGGTTAAAAACAGCATTGATTGTTCCGGCAGTGTGGGTTATAAAGTTATTTGGTTTTTATACATTGCATAATGAAATGGATGTGATGATTGTAGATGGCCCTTATTTAAGAATAAATTACTCCTGTTTGGGTTTGGGCGTAATGAGTTTTTTAGCTGCTTTCGCAATTGCATTTCCTACTTCATGGAAAGAAACGTTAAAAATGCTAGGGATTGGAATTTTTGTGATTTATATTTTAAATATTAGTAGAATAGCCGGTTTAGGTATTTTGCTTGGTAGTATTAAATCACAACGGAATTACTTTCATTATCACCACGAGATATTTAATATTATCGTTTACCTATGTATTTTTGCAATGCTGTATTTTTGGATAAAGAAGAATACCAAAACTATCAAGAATTGA
- a CDS encoding XrtY-associated glycosyltransferase XYAG1 has product MKIIHITASYKPAYIYGGPIQSVGKLCEALERIKDQGAKSKEQRAKTKGQELKCKEQGSKIKDSLQVFTTTANGTEELDVEIGKPLIVDGVSVTYFNRWTKDHSHFSPSLLKSLRNEILRCTQDDNLIIHIHSWWNLVSVLSCLIAKFYNIPVVLSPRGMLTSYTQHNRNTFLKKTLHHLVGKKLLSYCHIHATSEQEEKEILKIAQPKSITIIPNLVKLRGKKPQEKNLDSDVIEKLNLIFLSRIEEKKGLPLLFNALAILDISWSLTIAGSGEPDYVDSLKLIVKSLEISDRIKWIGQIEDDKKFDLMAAHDLLVLTSYNENFANVVIECLSVGTAVLISDKVGLADYVTSKDFGWVTPLDIHDIKNSILAAYYNREKLLRISNSAPTAMEVDYNDEILVNRYLSMYKSTLNV; this is encoded by the coding sequence TTGAAAATTATACATATCACGGCATCCTATAAACCAGCATATATTTATGGAGGTCCGATCCAATCTGTTGGGAAATTATGTGAAGCCTTGGAAAGGATTAAAGATCAAGGAGCAAAGAGTAAAGAACAAAGAGCAAAGACTAAAGGCCAAGAACTAAAGTGCAAAGAACAAGGATCAAAAATCAAAGACAGCCTTCAGGTTTTCACCACTACAGCTAATGGGACAGAGGAACTTGATGTGGAGATCGGAAAACCCTTAATTGTTGATGGTGTATCAGTTACTTATTTTAATCGATGGACAAAGGATCATAGTCATTTTTCGCCATCACTATTAAAGAGTTTACGAAATGAGATCCTTCGTTGCACTCAGGATGACAACTTGATTATTCACATCCATTCCTGGTGGAATCTGGTTTCTGTGCTTAGTTGTTTAATTGCGAAGTTTTATAATATCCCAGTTGTACTTTCGCCAAGGGGAATGTTAACATCTTACACACAGCATAATCGAAACACATTCTTAAAAAAAACCCTTCATCACTTAGTAGGGAAAAAGCTCCTATCCTACTGCCATATTCATGCAACTAGTGAGCAAGAAGAAAAGGAGATTTTAAAAATTGCACAGCCAAAAAGTATTACGATAATTCCAAATCTTGTAAAATTAAGGGGTAAAAAGCCTCAAGAGAAAAACCTCGATAGCGATGTGATTGAAAAACTCAATCTTATTTTCTTATCAAGAATTGAAGAAAAAAAAGGTTTACCATTATTATTTAATGCTTTGGCGATACTTGATATTTCTTGGTCTTTAACAATTGCTGGTTCAGGAGAACCCGATTATGTAGATAGTTTAAAATTGATTGTCAAGAGTTTAGAGATTTCAGATCGTATAAAATGGATTGGACAAATAGAAGATGATAAGAAGTTTGATTTAATGGCAGCGCATGATCTTTTGGTACTTACTTCGTATAATGAGAATTTTGCAAATGTTGTGATTGAATGTCTAAGTGTAGGAACGGCAGTTTTAATTTCAGATAAAGTTGGTCTAGCTGATTATGTAACGAGCAAAGACTTTGGTTGGGTTACTCCATTGGATATTCACGATATAAAAAACAGCATTTTAGCAGCTTATTATAACCGGGAAAAACTGTTGAGAATTAGCAATTCTGCTCCAACAGCTATGGAAGTAGATTATAATGATGAAATATTGGTCAATCGATATTTGAGTATGTATAAAAGTACGCTTAATGTTTAG
- a CDS encoding glycosyltransferase family 4 protein gives MVFYTWGKEGADTKYDPAFKKFITWDLPLLEAYKYQFVENTAKNPGSHHFIGIVNPYLVKSIGEFQPDAILVYGWAYQSHLTILRYFKGKIPVWFRGDSTLLDSSKGFKKILRNLFLKWIYHYIDQAFYVGKANKAYFKNFGLKETQLIFAPHAIENDRFGMIRAVESKALRNSLNVLENEILILFAGKLEDKKNPLLLLSAFKKLNKANTHLLYVGNGFLEKELKEKAFRHFGKLNTGLAQDDKPLKIHFMDFQNQTQMPMIYQACDLFCLPSQGPGETWGLAVNEAMACGKALLVSDKVGCAENLVENGINGYIFESNSQSDLQEKLTLLINNKSLLKKMGKKSAQIIKDWSIEMQADTMLKELNK, from the coding sequence ATGGTATTTTACACCTGGGGTAAAGAAGGTGCTGATACTAAGTACGATCCTGCTTTTAAAAAATTTATCACATGGGATTTGCCGCTGCTGGAAGCTTATAAATATCAGTTTGTAGAGAATACAGCCAAAAATCCTGGTTCGCATCATTTTATTGGAATTGTAAATCCATATTTGGTAAAAAGCATAGGTGAGTTTCAACCTGATGCCATATTAGTATATGGATGGGCTTATCAAAGTCATTTAACCATCTTACGCTATTTTAAGGGCAAAATACCGGTATGGTTTAGGGGTGATTCTACTTTATTAGATTCATCTAAAGGTTTCAAGAAAATCTTAAGAAATCTATTTTTAAAATGGATTTATCATTATATAGATCAAGCTTTTTATGTGGGAAAAGCTAATAAGGCTTATTTTAAAAATTTTGGTTTAAAAGAAACTCAGCTGATTTTTGCACCTCATGCCATAGAAAATGATCGGTTCGGGATGATTAGAGCTGTAGAGTCTAAAGCATTAAGAAACAGTTTAAACGTTTTAGAAAATGAAATCTTAATCTTGTTTGCAGGTAAATTAGAGGATAAGAAAAACCCCTTGCTATTATTAAGTGCGTTTAAGAAGCTGAATAAAGCGAATACGCATTTGCTTTATGTTGGCAATGGCTTTCTGGAAAAAGAACTTAAAGAAAAAGCCTTTCGACATTTCGGCAAGCTCAATACGGGCTTAGCTCAGGATGACAAACCTCTGAAGATTCATTTTATGGATTTCCAAAATCAAACGCAGATGCCGATGATCTATCAAGCTTGTGATTTATTTTGCTTACCCTCTCAAGGTCCTGGGGAAACTTGGGGTTTGGCCGTAAACGAAGCGATGGCCTGCGGAAAAGCACTTTTGGTTTCTGATAAGGTTGGTTGTGCAGAAAATCTTGTAGAGAATGGCATAAATGGTTATATCTTTGAAAGCAATAGTCAAAGCGATTTACAAGAGAAGCTTACGCTATTAATTAATAATAAATCCCTCCTTAAAAAAATGGGGAAAAAATCTGCTCAGATAATAAAAGACTGGAGTATTGAGATGCAAGCGGACACAATGTTGAAGGAACTTAATAAATAG
- a CDS encoding glycosyltransferase family 2 protein yields the protein MNKNFSFIILTFNEEIHLPRLLNSIKDLNAATFILDSGSTDNTLAIARNFGAEHKTNSFINHPKQWDFALKNFNINTPWTIGLDADQVITPELFKQLNGFNDEKHLDINGIFFNRKNYFQGKWIRYGGYYPLYLLKMFRTGIGFSDLSENMDHRFITPGKTVTWKSGHILEENLKENDLSFWLAKHKKYSDLIAEEEIERSYKFRQQTLKANLFGNPNEQKAWMKKIWWKLPLGLRPYLYYSYRMILQLGILDGNTGRRFHYLQGLWFRRLVDKKIKILKSRREGK from the coding sequence ATGAATAAAAATTTCAGTTTTATAATTCTAACTTTTAATGAAGAAATTCATTTGCCCAGGCTTTTAAATTCTATTAAAGATTTAAATGCAGCAACCTTTATATTGGATAGTGGAAGTACTGATAATACATTGGCTATTGCAAGGAATTTTGGAGCTGAACATAAAACAAATTCGTTTATAAATCATCCGAAACAATGGGACTTCGCATTAAAAAACTTTAATATCAATACACCTTGGACAATTGGTTTAGATGCTGACCAGGTTATTACGCCTGAGTTGTTTAAGCAATTAAATGGCTTCAATGATGAAAAACATTTGGATATAAATGGAATATTTTTCAATAGAAAAAATTACTTTCAGGGCAAGTGGATACGTTATGGCGGTTATTACCCGTTATATTTGCTAAAAATGTTTCGTACAGGAATTGGCTTTTCTGATTTGAGCGAAAATATGGATCATCGCTTTATTACACCGGGCAAAACCGTTACCTGGAAAAGTGGGCATATTTTAGAAGAGAATTTAAAAGAAAATGATCTTAGTTTTTGGCTGGCAAAGCACAAAAAATATAGTGATTTAATAGCAGAGGAGGAAATCGAAAGGTCATATAAATTTAGGCAACAAACATTAAAAGCAAACTTGTTTGGCAATCCCAATGAGCAAAAAGCTTGGATGAAAAAAATCTGGTGGAAATTGCCTTTAGGTTTGCGGCCATACCTTTATTATAGTTATCGTATGATTTTGCAACTCGGAATACTAGACGGAAACACTGGCAGACGTTTTCATTATTTGCAAGGACTTTGGTTTCGTAGATTAGTAGATAAAAAAATCAAAATTTTGAAATCTCGAAGGGAAGGTAAATAA
- a CDS encoding cysteine-rich CWC family protein: protein MGKLGWAKHEIIPCERCNTAIECKANSYTKCQCSAVQLTINEVQYISELFDGCLCAKCLKELQEEYQAELG from the coding sequence AAACTAGGATGGGCTAAACATGAAATCATTCCATGTGAAAGATGTAATACTGCTATTGAGTGCAAAGCAAACTCTTACACCAAATGTCAGTGTAGCGCCGTTCAACTTACCATAAACGAGGTGCAATACATCTCAGAATTGTTTGATGGTTGCCTTTGTGCAAAATGTTTAAAGGAACTTCAGGAAGAGTATCAAGCAGAATTGGGATAA
- a CDS encoding FkbM family methyltransferase, with protein sequence MLNIFRFILYRKLFKGQFKLFLWLYNRKWLKKISTVTSPIIGNFKVNINTKNYIEACIYYTGDYEAYLKDHFKKLIKQGDIVLDIGANIGFHSLYFAELAGVNGLVLAFEPIEVNFSALQQNTTLNNFRQITIVNKALGNENSQMNIHIDNYTQNPGAFNLMEAGIKNTIVECIRGDDYLIANHIQKIDFIKVDVEGFELEVIKGLSESIQKFKPIIVFEYDQDYQSKLNINPKEIFNLLTDFSYQFFVIDGYGNKKTFNTSDNIMGSEILAIPIKSLITN encoded by the coding sequence ATGTTAAATATTTTCAGATTTATATTATATAGAAAATTATTTAAAGGTCAGTTTAAACTATTTCTTTGGCTATATAATCGTAAATGGTTAAAAAAAATTTCAACGGTTACATCGCCAATTATTGGCAACTTTAAGGTGAATATTAATACCAAAAACTATATAGAAGCATGCATTTACTATACAGGAGATTATGAAGCTTATTTAAAAGATCATTTTAAAAAGCTAATTAAGCAGGGCGATATAGTATTAGATATTGGCGCAAATATTGGATTTCACAGTTTATATTTCGCAGAACTTGCAGGAGTAAATGGTTTGGTGTTGGCATTTGAACCTATTGAAGTTAATTTTTCAGCTTTACAACAAAATACCACTTTAAATAATTTTAGACAAATTACGATTGTAAATAAAGCTTTAGGTAACGAAAATTCGCAAATGAATATTCATATTGATAATTATACCCAAAATCCGGGTGCATTTAATCTTATGGAAGCTGGTATTAAAAATACGATTGTAGAATGTATAAGAGGTGATGATTATTTGATTGCCAATCATATCCAAAAAATTGATTTCATTAAAGTTGATGTTGAAGGTTTTGAACTAGAAGTAATTAAAGGGCTTTCAGAAAGCATTCAAAAATTTAAGCCTATCATTGTTTTTGAATACGATCAAGATTATCAATCGAAACTGAATATTAACCCAAAAGAAATTTTTAATCTCCTGACAGATTTCTCTTATCAATTTTTCGTTATTGATGGTTATGGAAATAAAAAGACCTTTAATACATCCGATAATATTATGGGATCTGAAATTTTAGCTATACCCATCAAAAGTCTAATAACGAATTGA
- a CDS encoding glycosyltransferase has translation MAQKEDILFITDKKYIDYEIAGGVQICTREFLEYFEGAGYNVIVVRVLPTITLMKRLKLKLGIEAYELYDLESFLIEIVETINTNKIQLVLFNQLNIAHWAAKIREKISYPLKCIGLSHGNESGDYLHEITKRYRIPNIREIWRLGKLITKEKVLFTSTLDGVVIISEQERYIGQWLGAKKTLFLPRILKPQFINWKPENKVIGFVGTLDHHPNYEGIELFANHLQNINFDGTLKLVGGPSAIGEKFARKYSFISYRGQLSNDELPIEVSKWSIFVNPIFWYARGSSTKVSQFISWGIPILSTRAGIRGYHLANTNFLTKDDTPKNLSELVINSLHSFEVLSILKKISEENATKFKVGKWSSALKEFLINLNI, from the coding sequence GTGGCTCAAAAAGAAGACATTCTATTTATTACTGATAAAAAGTATATTGATTACGAAATTGCAGGTGGTGTTCAAATTTGCACAAGAGAATTCTTAGAGTATTTTGAAGGTGCTGGATACAATGTAATTGTAGTCAGAGTTCTACCTACTATCACTTTAATGAAGCGTTTAAAATTAAAACTAGGTATAGAAGCTTATGAATTATATGATTTAGAAAGTTTTTTAATCGAAATCGTAGAAACTATCAATACAAACAAGATCCAATTAGTTTTATTTAATCAACTCAACATTGCCCATTGGGCAGCAAAAATTCGAGAGAAAATATCATATCCATTAAAATGCATTGGCTTATCGCATGGGAACGAAAGCGGCGATTACTTACATGAAATTACAAAAAGATATAGAATACCAAATATACGGGAAATATGGCGTTTAGGTAAACTGATTACTAAAGAAAAAGTTTTATTCACTTCAACCTTAGATGGTGTAGTAATTATTAGTGAACAAGAAAGGTATATTGGTCAGTGGCTCGGTGCAAAAAAAACACTTTTCCTTCCTCGCATTTTAAAACCACAGTTTATCAACTGGAAACCCGAAAATAAAGTAATTGGTTTCGTTGGAACTCTAGATCATCACCCTAATTATGAGGGTATTGAATTGTTCGCCAATCATTTGCAAAATATTAATTTTGATGGAACACTGAAATTGGTGGGGGGACCTTCCGCCATCGGTGAAAAGTTTGCTAGGAAATATTCCTTTATTTCATATCGTGGTCAACTCAGCAATGATGAGTTACCTATTGAAGTATCTAAATGGTCAATTTTTGTAAATCCAATATTTTGGTATGCTAGAGGTTCGTCAACCAAAGTATCACAATTTATTAGCTGGGGTATCCCGATACTATCTACAAGAGCTGGAATTAGAGGATATCATTTAGCAAATACTAACTTTTTGACAAAGGATGATACTCCAAAAAATCTGTCGGAATTAGTTATAAACAGTCTACATTCATTTGAGGTTCTAAGCATATTAAAGAAAATTTCTGAAGAAAATGCTACAAAATTTAAGGTAGGAAAATGGTCATCTGCTCTCAAAGAATTCCTTATAAATTTAAATATTTGA
- the porV gene encoding type IX secretion system outer membrane channel protein PorV, with product MFSRSITLSVIILILFTSLQISAQTQTNGSQANSVVSAVPFLLITPDARSGSMGDAGVAVEGDANSSSINVSKLAFLKNDYGFGISYSPWLKNLVPDINLAYLSGYYKLSSRNTIAASMRYFSLGSINLIDEKQQDLGSFSPSELALDVSFVRSFGENFALGTTLRYIYSNLGSNQFAGNQQSAAGSAVAADISGIYKRKTQIFNTDAILSVGTNISNIGTKMSYSSSGLNYSLPTNFKIGGASTFFIDNLSEFTFALDFNKLLVPTQPIYDANGNITSGKDPNRSVPASIFGSFSDAPGGVSEELKEVGIGTGVEYRYNKQFALRAGYHYENPNKGDARYFTLGAGLKYNVVNIDLSYLLANSQNSPLANTLRFSLLFNFGSSKGTL from the coding sequence ATGTTTAGCCGCTCGATTACCCTATCAGTAATAATTTTAATATTATTTACTAGTTTACAAATTAGCGCACAAACGCAAACCAATGGAAGCCAGGCAAATTCTGTTGTTTCAGCGGTTCCATTTTTATTAATTACACCCGATGCCCGCTCAGGCAGCATGGGCGATGCAGGAGTTGCAGTTGAAGGCGATGCAAATAGCTCGAGTATAAATGTATCAAAGCTGGCTTTTCTTAAAAATGATTATGGATTTGGAATTTCTTATAGTCCGTGGTTAAAAAATCTAGTTCCAGATATAAATTTGGCCTACCTAAGTGGTTATTATAAATTAAGCAGTCGGAATACAATCGCCGCTTCTATGCGTTATTTTTCTTTAGGTTCGATAAATTTAATAGATGAAAAACAACAGGATCTTGGTAGTTTTAGTCCGAGTGAACTGGCATTGGATGTATCATTTGTAAGAAGTTTTGGGGAAAATTTCGCTTTAGGTACCACTTTACGGTATATCTATTCGAACTTAGGATCTAATCAATTTGCTGGCAACCAACAAAGTGCAGCCGGAAGTGCTGTTGCAGCTGATATCTCAGGAATATATAAAAGGAAGACTCAAATTTTTAATACTGATGCAATACTGTCGGTTGGTACAAACATATCAAACATTGGTACTAAAATGAGTTATTCTTCTAGTGGACTTAATTATTCTTTACCTACGAATTTCAAAATTGGGGGTGCCTCTACCTTCTTCATAGATAATTTAAGTGAATTTACCTTTGCGTTGGATTTTAATAAATTATTAGTCCCAACACAACCAATTTATGATGCCAATGGAAATATTACCAGTGGAAAAGATCCAAACAGGTCTGTCCCGGCAAGTATATTTGGATCATTTAGTGATGCTCCAGGTGGAGTTAGTGAAGAACTTAAAGAAGTTGGAATTGGTACGGGAGTTGAATATCGATATAACAAACAATTTGCTTTAAGGGCTGGCTATCATTATGAAAATCCCAATAAGGGAGATGCAAGGTATTTTACTTTGGGTGCAGGTTTAAAATACAATGTTGTAAATATTGATCTTTCTTACCTATTGGCTAACTCTCAAAATAGTCCTTTGGCAAATACACTGCGGTTTAGCTTATTATTTAATTTCGGATCTTCGAAAGGAACGTTGTAA
- a CDS encoding exosortase Y-associated Wzy-like protein has product MNPTNPFRYALLYIPFLLAWLTSEQFHASYLIAWFGSLAIFYLSYNGWIKKLPEDYKVIEQLMRPIFLMQIIFAGYMCCTSIFYYINAIGYKYFDYKGYSFFLTNDLYRDIAKCQLYYVLGHAALVHGILINMNYPAKKFYRLYVVSTSNLLLGLSVICLPIGYLFGKIGTLSQFNVQLTGLSFVAGTIALTYAIKEKKITNFWFALALFLSNVMNALVSGFKEPIIICVLLLGVFLIPIYGKKIIPVFGILLIFLFFVLPTFIGNFRKISGTGLALTEARDKSIEAVINSDNDELKEDNWDFLIYRFSEIDMFIKYVNSTPNYVPFYNTQIAKDAVVTIIPRVFWPEKPIVESTVMQRVYNAGVVDRRSMVSAKPAYIVDCYLSFGMIGIWLGLFFYGAVAQWIAIKAESLFGGYFMGCAVMFAGLFQILWRGNSFEFLLNSIFWSFITMLIIYIIFKKRGILEEIL; this is encoded by the coding sequence ATGAATCCAACCAACCCATTCCGGTATGCTTTATTGTACATTCCTTTCCTGTTAGCTTGGCTCACTTCAGAACAATTTCATGCTTCCTACCTGATTGCCTGGTTTGGATCGTTAGCTATATTTTACCTAAGTTATAATGGTTGGATCAAAAAATTACCGGAAGATTATAAGGTAATTGAACAGCTTATGCGTCCGATCTTTTTAATGCAGATTATTTTTGCAGGGTATATGTGCTGCACTTCTATATTTTATTATATAAATGCGATTGGTTACAAATACTTTGATTATAAAGGTTATAGTTTTTTCTTAACTAACGATCTCTATAGGGATATCGCAAAATGCCAGCTGTATTATGTATTGGGGCATGCAGCATTAGTTCACGGTATTTTAATTAACATGAATTATCCGGCAAAGAAATTTTATAGATTATACGTCGTTTCAACAAGTAATTTACTATTAGGGCTATCTGTTATCTGCTTGCCGATAGGTTATTTATTTGGAAAGATTGGTACGTTAAGTCAGTTCAATGTACAGCTTACGGGTTTAAGTTTTGTTGCTGGTACAATTGCATTAACTTATGCAATTAAAGAAAAAAAAATAACCAATTTTTGGTTCGCCCTAGCTCTTTTTTTGAGTAATGTGATGAATGCATTAGTATCTGGATTTAAAGAGCCCATTATCATTTGTGTATTATTGCTAGGGGTTTTTTTGATTCCCATTTATGGAAAAAAAATAATCCCGGTATTTGGAATTTTATTAATATTCTTGTTTTTTGTGTTACCTACATTCATAGGTAATTTCAGAAAAATTTCAGGAACGGGTTTGGCGCTTACGGAAGCTAGAGACAAAAGTATAGAAGCTGTGATAAATAGCGATAATGATGAACTTAAAGAAGATAATTGGGATTTCCTTATTTACCGCTTTTCTGAAATTGATATGTTTATAAAATATGTTAATTCGACTCCCAATTATGTTCCTTTTTATAATACCCAAATTGCAAAAGATGCAGTAGTTACAATTATTCCAAGGGTATTTTGGCCAGAGAAACCAATTGTCGAAAGTACAGTGATGCAGCGGGTTTATAATGCAGGTGTTGTGGATAGAAGATCGATGGTATCCGCAAAACCAGCTTATATTGTAGATTGCTACCTTTCTTTTGGAATGATTGGGATTTGGCTGGGTTTATTTTTTTATGGCGCTGTTGCCCAGTGGATTGCCATAAAAGCAGAAAGTCTTTTTGGCGGCTATTTCATGGGTTGTGCGGTTATGTTTGCTGGTCTTTTTCAAATTCTATGGAGAGGAAATAGTTTCGAATTTTTATTAAATTCAATTTTTTGGAGCTTCATAACCATGCTTATTATTTATATCATCTTTAAAAAAAGAGGAATTTTAGAAGAGATTTTATGA